Genomic window (Neodiprion lecontei isolate iyNeoLeco1 chromosome 7, iyNeoLeco1.1, whole genome shotgun sequence):
AAGTAGTTATAGAGATGAAggttggtgaaaaaataactcTACCAAGCAGATACATATAATTCACACGTTAGCTGTCAGTAGACAAGCTACTTaacctgaaatatttcacatgATAACAAGTAGTACTGTATAAATCAAATTTCCGTAATATTCACTCTGTACAGATGAGTCGTTGCACAGAGAATGTAATTCTACCGATCTTGTTACCATTGCGACGAGAGTTTAGAAGGCTTTCTATAGCCAGATGGTACTAGATCATTTCCAAACTCATACGGAGCTATCATTAATTTATAACATTACATAATCccgtataatttttgtttatcaatGTAGAACCGACGTTCAAAGAGGCAGGAAAATATCTCgctatatttttatattatttttagatGGGAGAACCAACGGGGTTAACCAACAGCGAAGCACGAGAGCTTTGTACAAACCCAGATGAAGCAACAAAAGATTTCATCCTTTCCCAGATCATGTACCGTATTAAGGATCCACGCAAATCCTTGCCATTTTATACGGAAGTGTTAGGAATGCGATTACTTCAGAAATTGGATTTtcctgaaatgaaattttctgtctATTTTCTCGGATTTGAGCGTGCTAGCGACATACCAACCGACAGAAGGGAATGTATCGAATGGACTTTTACAAGAAAAGCTGCTTTGGAGCTCACTCAGTATGTTGACtcattgtttttcaacttctaTCTCAAGAAGGTTTATCAGTAAATACGATTTTCTTAAAGTTTCTTCAAGAAATGATACATTTACTTGCAGTACTGTAAAACCGTATCATGAAGCAATTGTAAATACAAAATTTGCATATGTACAATCATCCTATGATTTTCCCAACTTTGGAAATTCAATGGGTGTACAGAGTCTTATAGAATGTCCAAGAGTTTACCAAAAAACTATTTAACGTGAGAAATCCGTACTCaagaaattgtacaaaaaatttgaaatcatctAAGTGTAcactttttaaacaataattaaGTTGATCCATAAATTTTGCCTGGTGTAGTGTTGATTGCATAAGAGACTCTGACAGTCCAGAATCGTTACCCTTGGTCTCCTCATCGAGCAGAATGCTCCTTATAgttgattataaataatttgcacatatttgaaattgatgaatttgTCCAGTTAAtgcgtacatttttttacatattttactTCCTACAAAATATGAACCAATTTTAAATTGAACTTACTCCTTAGTGTATtttacctaaaaaaaaatttcgctttTCAACCtcaaaatattattgataCAGCTGTCCCAATTGATTttgacaacatttttttttcgtcaagtaATTCCGTACAAAATTCATAAACTAAACTAATTCTATACTTCGCAAAACTACATTGATATCAAATAGTATAACTACAATAAATTCAGAGTCTGTAGTGAGATGATTGAGCGAACTATATGATGGCTTTGGAGTACAAACTCTTATCATTTACAATCGTGTACTTTTAGTATCTGACTATTTAACTGATCTTACCAATTTCTCATtgttcgttttattatttcagtAATTGGGGTACAGAAGTAGACCCCGACGCTAAGTATCACAATGGGAATACAGACCCTAGAGGATTTggtaagaaacaaaaagataaatattagaaaataatggaaataaaatttaatgacTTAAATTCCAGAATTAAAATTGGGCCTTTGCATGCAAAACTGTTATATGGGTATATAATACGATGTCACTTATGTTAAGATATATCTATTTGTCACAAAATATGTGGAATTCAATCATATGTAATATTCACGATTGTcttttgacgaaaaaaagaaaatatgacaTAATTATATAAAGTTTCACTGCTCTctaaaaatatggaaatgaaaattttatctcatGCAGAGACCTAATCGATGATTCAGATTTTGCAAAACATCAAATTAAATTGATACACATTTTTGTTCCCTGTATATTTGTAAATGTTAACCAAGATTTTTATGCAAGAAGCTCATTCTGTTGGAAGTTAATCAACACTTGAACGGTGTTTGCTACCATTTGTAAAAAGTGTTTCCTGTCCCTCGACAAAAGAGATTCAGTTAAAATACATACCAttgaaatattcatattttgtatTCAACTTGAATAGAAATTGCTATAAAGAATGAAGAGTACTTCGGTAAATATGAatagtattaaaaaatttcaggtcaTATTGGACTCACGGTACCTGACGTGGATGTAGCATGTGAAAGATTTGCTAGGCTTGGTGtggaatttgtaaaaaaaccaAACGAGGGAAAGATGAAAGGTCTTGCCTTCATTAAAGATCCCGATGGTTATTGGATCGAAATATTAAGCGTATCCAATACTGTCGGTACGATAATGAACAACTAGTACATGCACATTTAGTAAAAtcaatgataaaaattccTGTTATAATATCTGCCAATGCACTAGCTTAGTGTAATGTGTATGTATTTAGAGATTAACAATCAGTATAACATGTCTTTAAAACATCAAAATAATTCTGTCCCTTAAGCTGCAGCAGaccaaatatattttaatgatGTACAATGTGTTGAAATGATAATGAAAAGATAATATGTAAAAACAGAATACTTACCTTTTATACTATATACTAATTGTTTTGTCTGTTACACTTATATTATAACGATGTACCTAATAATTATCATAGCTCATCTGTGTATGTATACTATGctattgcaaaaaataaaatcaaaatatttattttcaatcccAAAATAGTGTAAATGGATTAATTAATtaggtagaaattttttttatcgaggtTCAATAATTCTGAACTGCAGCCTCGTCAATGCCTGAAATTTTGAGGTCATGTATGGTTTAGTGATAGTTCTTTGAAGAgaataatacttttttttagtatGTTACCTCTCTTTATTGTGATCAAATTGGTGTCAATCCCCGTGAGAAAAACCCGTATATTTCTAGAATACAAATGACTAATAGACAGTTGAACGTAATGGCGTAAAGAAATGTACATGAATCCCTAGTGAAATctagttgaattttttgtaaatgatatacacaaatttttgaaatctctGAAATGGATAACGCGTAATGCACCCGATTATGATTCTATATGTTAAAGTTTGGAATGAAACATCCGCAGTACAAAAGTTCcgtcggtaaaacagaaatTAGTTAAATGTGATCCCTGTCAACGTCTTGATCATGGAGCCTAGAGTAAGGCTCCATGATCTTGATCGTGAAGATAGGTGCAGGCTCGACCGAGAAATGTCAAATTGtcgtttataaataaaaattttcatagaaACGTGTTGAGCGAGGGGCCACCCTCTCGCGTAAGTATTATTTTCGGCAGTAGTTGTAATCTTAGAAATATAATTCTGACGTCAAGTGTGAAATAACGTGAACACACCGCGTTTAGCTCTCATCTGTCAACTTGAGGTTAGGTATGTATttcacatatgtatgtatacaatacCAATCGTCACAGTCATTGTTTATAACCGTAAAATTCACACGAACGAATTAAAATTACGTAGCTAAAGAATCACACGTTGAAATTAgtcgaccaaaaaaaaaggttgaataaaaatactccaaaaatggaAATGTCAAACATCAGTGCGTCAAATTTCAGGATGGTTGAGGACAAAAACTACGAATTGGGCAGTAGGATCGAGTGCGACGGCTCTTTGGGTACCTTGAGATATGTTGGGCCAGTAGGCGACACAAAAGGCGAATGGCTAGGGATAGACTGGGATGATCCATCACGTGGCAAGCATAACGGCACATACGAGGGTGTAAAGTATTTTACAACTTGGTATGTATTTGAAAAGATAAAGAAATATTATCCATCTCGATAGATGTAATATCTATACTTTGGAATTGTTTTTAACAGGCACCCGACATCAGGCTCATTTATTCGCCACGGTAAAgcaaattttggaatatcTTGTCCTGACGCGATTAAATCTCGTTATGGCTTGATCAATGACGATTTGGCGGGCATTGATAGGGAGAACTTAACCAGTCTGCAAAAGGAGATAAATGCACCGTTTTTAGAGATGGTTGGTTTTTCAAAGGTTAATAAGAAACAAAGCAAATTTGATCAACTAGAAATAATATGGCTGCGAGACCAATCAGTTAGCAATGCAGGAAACCCAGGAGAACTGGAGACATTGTGTCCAAGATTGAAGGAACTCGACATTTCTAGAAATTTAACTAATTCGTGGAAAGTTATATCTGATATTTGCA
Coding sequences:
- the LOC107218483 gene encoding lactoylglutathione lyase isoform X2; its protein translation is MGEPTGLTNSEARELCTNPDEATKDFILSQIMYRIKDPRKSLPFYTEVLGMRLLQKLDFPEMKFSVYFLGFERASDIPTDRRECIEWTFTRKAALELTHNWGTEVDPDAKYHNGNTDPRGFGHIGLTVPDVDVACERFARLGVEFVKKPNEGKMKGLAFIKDPDGYWIEILSVSNTVGTIMNN
- the LOC107218483 gene encoding lactoylglutathione lyase isoform X1; translation: MMGEPTGLTNSEARELCTNPDEATKDFILSQIMYRIKDPRKSLPFYTEVLGMRLLQKLDFPEMKFSVYFLGFERASDIPTDRRECIEWTFTRKAALELTHNWGTEVDPDAKYHNGNTDPRGFGHIGLTVPDVDVACERFARLGVEFVKKPNEGKMKGLAFIKDPDGYWIEILSVSNTVGTIMNN